The genome window GTCTACGCTGCAGGCTCCGGCGTCGAGTGGGACATCCAGGACCTGGCCGAGGACGAGTGAGAGCTGCCGACGAAGTGGGACTTGCGGCGACCTGGACCCCGAACCCGGACCACCCGGCTACCTGGAGCGGCTTCTTCCTGGTACTTCTCGGGGTCGCCGGATGTCTGATCGTCATGGCCGGTGTCGCTGTGACCATTGCCCTGTGGCGCGTTCAAGGCGCCAGGAAGTGGGGCAACCACGTCATCGGACCGGTGATCGTCACCGTCGGCCTCGTCGCCGCTGGCTTCGGCTTCCGGCTGTTCTGACCCCGCGAGTCCGGGGATGGGGCCTGGCGGCCGGTCCTGGAGAGCTGATCACGTGGCTGACCCCGGTGGTCCGACGCCCGCCCCCACCCCTGCCGGGCCCGGGCCGGGACACCGCTGCCCGGCTGGTACGCTGTGTGACGGCCGTATGTGTACGCGCCTCCGGTTTCCCCTGGAGGACGCGCCCAGCGGATCCCCGCCTCCCGAGTCGTGGAAGTCCCCCTGAGATGAAGACCAGGGGCACTCGGTGGCAGCTGAAGAAGACTACGAGGAGTACGCGTGTCGCTCGACGCCGCTACGAAGAAGCAGATCATCGGTGAATTCGGTACCAAGGAGGGTGACACCGGCTCCCCCGAGGTCCAGGTCGCTCTGCTGTCCCGTCGGATCTCCGACCTGACCGAGCACCTCAAGACCCACAAGCACGACCACCACTCCCGTCGTGGTCTGCTGATCCTGGTCGGTCAGCGCCGTCGCCTGCTGCAGTACCTGGCGAAGAAGGACATCCAGCGCTTCCGTACGCTGGTCGACCGCCTGGGCATCCGCCGCGGTGCGGCGGGCGCCAAGTAAGACGCCGTGAAGGGAGCGGTTCCCGTACGAAGGGGGCCGCTCCCTTTGCTGTACGTGCGGACTGTCACCACCGCTTTGTAGTGTGGTAGCACAACGCAAGACGTAGGACACCGTGTGAGGGGTACCTGGACGCACCAGGCGGCACCGCACACACCGAACGAGGAGGAGCGCGCCTCGCCGCCGCCGGTCCTCGGTAGTGGCCCCCGGGGAAGAGAGCCCCGGGTGCTTCGATCGAAGACCGGCCCGCACAAGACGGAGCGCTTCTCCGCCACCGTCCCCCTGCCACACGGGCAGCCGGGGACGAAGACGAGGAGAAAACGCTAGTGGAGAACGAGACCCACTACGCCGAGGCCGTCATCGACAACGGCTCCTTCGGCACCCGCACCATCCGCTTCGAGACGGGCCGCCTGGCCAAGCAGGCCGCCGGTTCCGCCGTCGCGTACCTGGACGACGACACGATGGTCCTTTCGGCCACCACCGCGTCCAAGAACCCCAAGGACCAGCTCGACTTCTTCCCGCTGACGGTCGACGTCGAGGAGCGGATGTACGCGGCCGGGAAGATCCCCGGTTCCTTCTTCCGCCGTGAGGGCCGCCCCTCCGAGGACGCGATCCTCACCTGCCGACTCATCGACCGCCCGCTGCGCCCGTCCTTCAAGAAGGGCCTGCGCAACGAGATCCAGGTCGTCGCCACGATCATGGCGCTCAACCCGGACCACCTGTACGACGTCGTGGCGATCAACGCCGCGTCCGCGTCCACGCAGCTGGCCGGTCTGCCCTTCTCCGGCCCGATCGGCGGCGTCCGCGTCGCGCTGATCAACGGCCAGTGGGTCGCGTTCCCGACGCACACCGAGCTCGAGGACGCCGTCTTCGACATGGTCGTCGCCGGCCGCGTCCTGGAGGACGGCGACGTCGCGATCATGATGGTCGAGGCCGAGGCCACCGACAAGACGATCAAGCTGGTCGAGGGCGGCGCCGAGGCACCGACCGAGGAGGTCGTCGCCGCCGGTCTGGACGCTGCGAAGCCCTTCATCAAGGTCCTGTGCAAGGCCCAGGCGGACCTCGCCGCGAAGGCCGCCAAGCCGACCGCCGAGTTCCCGATCTTCCTGGACTACCAGGACGACGTCCTGGAGGCCCTGACCGCCGCCGTCCGCCCCGAGCTGGCCCAGGCGCTCACCATCGCCGGCAAGCAGGAGCGCGAGTCGGAGCTGGACCGCGTCAAGCAGCTCGCCGCCGAGAAGCTCCTGCCGGAGTTCGAGGGCCGCGAGAAGGAGATCTCCGCCGCGTACCGCTCGCTGACCAAGACCCTGGTCCGTGAGCGCGTCATCAAGGAGAAGAAGCGCATCGACGGCCGCGGTGTCACCGACATCCGCACGCTGGCCGCCGAGGTCGAGGCCATCCCGCGGGTCCACGGCTCGGCCCTGTTCGAGCGTGGCGAGACCCAGATCCTGGGCGTCACCACGCTGAACATGCTGCGCATGGAGCAGCAGCTCGACACCCTCTCGCCGGTGACGCGCAAGCGCTACATGCACAACTACAACTTCCCGCCCTACTCCACCGGTGAGACCGGCCGCGTCGGCTCCCCCAAGCGCCGCGAGATCGGCCACGGCGCCCTCGCCGAGCGCGCCCTGATCCCGGTGCTGCCGTCGCGCGAGGAGTTCCCGTACGCGATCCGCCAGGTGTCCGAGGCCCTCGGCTCCAACGGTTCGACGTCCATGGGCTCCGTCTGCGCCTCCACCATGTCGCTGCTGAACGCCGGTGTGCCGCTGAAGGCCCCGGTCGCCGGTATCGCCATGGGCCTGATCTCCCAGGAGATCGACGGCGAGACGCACTACGTGACGCTGACCGACATCCTCGGCGCCGAGGACGCCTTCGGCGACATGGACTTCAAGGTCGCCGGTACGAAGGAGTTCGTGACCGCCCTCCAGCTGGACACCAAGCTGGACGGCATCCCGGCCTCCGTGCTGGCCGCGGCCCTGAAGCAGGCCCGTGACGCCCGCCTGCACATCCTCGACGTGATGATGGAGGCCATCGACCGGCCCGACGAGATGTCCCCGCACGCCCCGCGGATCATCACCGTCAAGATCCCTGTCGACAAGATCGGCGAGGTCATCGGCCCCAAGGGCAAGATGATCAACCAGATCCAGGAGGACACCGGCGCCGAGATCACGATCGAGGACGACGGCACGATCTACATCGGTGCCGCCGACGGCCCGTCCGCAGAGGCCGCCCGCGCCACGATCAACGGCATCGCCAACCCGACCATGCCGGAGGTCGGCGAGCGCTACCTGGGCACGGTCGTGAAGACCACCACCTTCGGCGCGTTCGTCTCGCTGCTGCCGGGCAAGGACGGTCTGCTGCACATCTCGCAGATCCGCAAGCTCGCCGGCGGCAAGCGCGTGGAGAACGTCGAGGACGTCCTCGGCGTGGGCCAGAAGGTCCAGGTCGAGATCGCCGAGATCGACTCCCGCGGCAAGCTCTCCCTCATCCCGGTGATCGAGGGCGAGGGCGACGAGGCCGACGAGGCGAAGGACGACACCGACAAGTGACGTCCCGTGGCTTGAAGGCGACGGCCCGCACCTCTTCGGAGGCGCGGGCCGTCGCCCGTACCCAAACCCTGATCAAAGGCGCGGGCGGCATCGGCACCGTCCGCAAAACCACCCTCCCGGGCGGTCTGCGCGTCGTCACCGAGACGCTGCCCTCCGTCCGCTCCGCCACCTTCGGCATCTGGGCGCACGTCGGCTCACGCGACGAGACGCCCGCGCTGAACGGCGCAACGCACTACCTGGAGCACCTGCTCTTCAAGGGCACGTCGCGCAGGTCCGCCCTGGACATCTCCTCCGCCCTCGACGCGGTCGGCGGCGAGATGAACGCGTTCACGGCCAAGGAGTACACGTGCTACTACGCGCGCGTGCTCGACACCGACCTGCCGCTCGCCATCGACGTCGTCTGCGACATGCTCACCGGCTCGCTGATCCTGGAGGAGGACGTCGACGTCGAGCGCGGCGCGATCCTCGAGGAGATCGCGATGACGGAGGACGACCCGGGCGACTGCGTGCACGATCTCTTCGCGCACACCATGTTCGGCGACAACGCGCTCGGCCGCCCGGTCCTCGGCACGGTCGACACCGTCAACGCGCTGACCGCCGACCGCATCCGCCGCTTCTACAGGAAGCACTACGACCCCACGCACCTGGTGGTCGCCTGCGCGGGCAACGTCGACCACCAGAAGGTCGTACGCCAGGTGCGGGCCGCCTTCGAGAAGGCGGGCGCCCTCACCCGGACGGAGGCCACGCCCATCGGTCCGCGCGCCGGCCGCCGCGTGATCCGCACCGCCGGGCGCGTGGAGCTGCTGGCCCGCAAGACCGAGCAGGCGCACGTCGTCCTCGGCATGCCGGGCCTGGCCCGCACCGACGACCGCCGCTGGGCCCTCGGCGTGCTGAACACGGCGCTCGGCGGAGGCATGTCGTCCCGCCTGTTCCAAGAGGTCCGGGAGAAGCGCGGCCTGGCCTACAGCGTGTACTCGTACACGTCCGGCTTCGCCGACTGCGGCCTCTTCGGCGTGTACGCGGGCTGCAGGCCGAGCCAGGTGCACGACGTGCTCAAGATCTGCCGCGACGAGCTGGATCACGTCGCGCAGAACGGCCTGTCGGACGACGAGATCGCCCGCGCCATCGGCCAGCTCCGCGGTTCCACCGTCCTCGGGCTCGAGGACACGGGTGCGCTGATGAACCGTATCGGCAAGAGCGAGCTGTGCTGGGGCGACCAGATGTCGGTCGACGACATGCTGGCCCGGATCGAGGCGGTCACCCCGGACGACGTCCGGTCCGTGGCGCAGGACATCCTGGGACAGCGGCCCTCCCTGTCGATCATCGGCCCGCTCAAGGACAAACAGGCGTCCCGACTGCACGACGCGGTCGCGTGAGCGCCCGGCGGTCACGGCGGTCGTCAACCACTCCGGTAAGGAAGCAAGAGAGATGAGCAAGCTGCGCGTGGCGGTCCTCGGCGCCAAGGGCCGGATCGGTGCGGAGGCGGTACGGGCCGTCGACGCCGCCGACGACATGGAGCTGGTGGCCGCCCTCGGCCGGGGCGACCAGCTGGAGACCCTCGTCGAGACGGGGGCCCAGGTGGCGGTGGAGCTGACCACCCCGGCCTCCGTCATGGGCAATCTGGAGTTCTGCGTACGGCACGGCATCCACGCCGTGGTCGGCACCACGGGCTGGACCGACGAGCGGTTGGCGCAGCTGAAGGGCTGGCTCGCCGAGTCCCCGCAGACCGGCGTCCTGATCGCCCCGAACTTCTCCATCGGCGCCGTGCTGACCATGAAGTTCGCCGAGGCGGCCGCCCCCTACTTCGAGTCCGTCGAGGTCGTCGAGCTGCACCACCCGAACAAGGTGGACGCCCCCAGCGGCACCGCCACGCGCACCGCCCAGCTCATCGCCGCCGCCCGCGAGAAGGCGGGCAGCGCCCCGCAGCCGGACGCCACGGCGACGGCGCTGGACGGCGCCCGCGGCGCGAACGTCGACGGCGTCCCGGTGCACGCCGTACGTCTGCGCGGCCTGCTCGCCCACCAGGAGGTGCTGCTCGGCGGCGAGGGCGAGACCCTCACCATCCGCCATGACTCGCTGCACCACAGCAGCTTCATGCCGGGCATCCTGCTCGGCGCCCGCCGCGTCGTGACCACTCCGGGCCTCACCTTCGGCCTTGAGCACTTCCTCGACCTGAAGTAGCGAGAAGCAGCAGCGATGCGCGCGAAGATCACCTATGCCGTCACGGCCGCCGTCCTGGTCTTCTACTTCATCCTGGTCGGCAGCCGCGGCGTGCTCCTGATCGAGAACGGCACCCCCGTCACCGTCGCGTTCGGCGTCGCGGTGCTGATCCTGCCGGTCATCGGGGTGTGGTTCCTGTGGAAGAACACCCAGTTCGTCCGCAAGGCGAACCGGCTCGCCGCCGAGCTGGAGGCGGAGGGCGGCCTGCCCGTCGACGAGCTGCGACGCACCCCGAGCGGCCGGATCGACCGCGACTCGGCCGACGAGGTCTTCGCCAAACGCAAGGCGGAGGCGGAGGCGGCCCCGGACGACTGGCGCGCATGGTTCCGCCTGGCGATCGCCTACCACGACGCCCGCGACACGCCCCGCGCCCGCAAGGCGATGCAACAGGCCATCGCCCTCCACGAAGGCCGCACGCTCGTGTCCTGAGCGCCGTCGGCTGTCCCTCTGCCCCTCTGCCCCAGCGGCCTTCAGAGGCCCGGAGACGACCAAAGGGCCGCCCCGCAGTCCGCGAGGCGGCCCTTTTGCGTTCAGGGGCCCTGGGGCGGTCAGCTCCGCCCGAACTCCGCCGCCCACGCCTCCACCGTGTCCGCCGCCCGGTCGAAGGCCTGGGGGCGGGCCAGGAAGTCGGCGTTGTGGCTGGTCAGCACGGTCTCTGGGGCGGGCCCGCCGCCCTGCCGTACGAGGACCAGTGCCTGACCCTGCACCGTGCGCGGCAGTCCCAGCCAGCGCACCGGCTGCTGCACCGTGCGTACCGAGACGATATGCTGCCACCGCACCGTACGCGTGAGGAGGAAACCCACTCGGCGCAGCCCCCGCGCGCTCACCCAGACGCCCATCCGCAGCAGCCGCAGGGCCACGGCGATGACGGCCGACGCCACGCCGAACACCGTGCCCGCGTCCGACGGGGTGCCGGCGAGGGCGATGACGACCGCGGCGAAGAGCACGTACGACGCGAACAGCAGCAGGAGCGCGGCCGTGCCCACCCGCCACGGGCCGGGCCGGTAGGGGCGGCGCCAGCGGTCCCGGTCGACGTACGGCAGCGGCAGGTCGTCCGCCGCCTGGTCGGAAGCACGGTCGGCCGTCAGGAAGGGCAGGGGCACGGCTGATCCTCACTCGGTGCACGGAGCTGTGACCGGTGAGGCTATCGAGCCGTGTCCCCGCTCACCACCCTCGGGGGCCGACGGGGTGGCCCGTCCGTGCCTGCGGGCGACCGGGAGCGTCAGCGGCCGTTCGATGCCACGGACTGCTGCGTCGCCGCGGGCGCCTGGTGCGACATGGCGGGCATTCCGATGACCAGGGAGCCCACCAGCCCGGCGACAATGGTCAGCCCGAGCAGCCAGCGTCCGGCCATCTCACCGGCGGAGGCACGCCGACGCGGCGGGGGAGTGACATTGCTGCGGAAGGAGTCGGCTTCGGCGAGGAAGGCGAACGGTACGGGTTCGCGCCGACGGGACATGGGGAGTGCTTCTCCTCTTGTGGCTCGTAGGGTCCGATGGATCAGCTGTCTGAAGACCGGGTGACGCGAACGAATCGCCGTCACCGACACAGACGAGCGGGTGCCCGAAAAGGTGCCCTGAATCACCGATTTCGCAGAACTTCGACGGGCTTCGCCGGCGAATGTCGCGGACCGGCACCGAACGCCCCGTTGTCAGTGCCGGGCCGTAGAGTGGGCGGCGCCCGAGCTTGTGATGGGAAGGACCTTCCACACCGTGACCGACACCCCCGCCGACGACCTCAAGCCCAGCTTCCGCAGCGACGTCACCGTCGAGCTGGTCAAGCACAGCGCGGCCGACTCCGACGTGCTGTGGGCCGCCCGCGTCTCCACCGCCGGCGAGCAGTCCCTGGACGAGCTGAAGAAGGACCCGGAGCGCTCCAAGGGCCTGATCAACTACCTGATGCGGGACCGGCACGGCAGCCCCTTCGAGCACAACTCGATGACCTTCTTCATCAGCGCCCCGATCTTCGTCTTCCGCGAGTTCATGCGGCACCGGGTGGGCTGGTGCATCGCCGGCGACACGGAGATCACCCTCGAGAGCGAGGCAGGAAACCTCCGGCGCCGTACGATCCAGGATCTGTACAAGCTGTGGCACCTCGGTGTCGAAGACCGATTGCCGCACTCGGCGGGCGGTGTGACCTGGCACGCCCGCGCCGAGAAGTGGATGGCGCAGGTCCGCCGCGGAGAGACCAACCACTACCTGGGGCTCTATGACAATCGGGAGGCCGCCGACTGCGCCGTTGCGGAATTCCGCGAGAAGCACCCCTCCACCCGTCTCCGCAAGCTCGAATCGGTCAGGCGCAATCACGTTCGCTGCTACGACGAGGAGACGCTGACAGCGCGGAGGGCGCCTATCCTCGATGTCATTCAGTCGGGCATCAAGCCTTTGATCAAGCTCACCACTGCCGGTGGCAAGGTCCTTCGCTGCACCGTCGACCATGCGGTGCTCACCCCGGAAGGCTGGCGGAAGGCCGGAGAGCTGGCCGTGGGCGATGCGGTGATGACCGCCGGGACGGCGCCACGGCCTTCGGAAAGGCTCGTTCCGCCCAGCCTCCGTCGTGGCGTGGGCGTCTGGACCTCGATGCAGCGTGACCGCCTGATCGGCGAGACCGATACATGTCACCTGTGTGGAGAGCCCTTCCCACGTGACCAGCTCGCGCTCGATCACGTCGTACCCGTGGCCGAGGATCTGACGCGCGCACTCGACGAGCGCAATCTGGCCCCCGCCTGTGAGCCGTGCCACGCAGCCAAGAGTGCCGAGGAGCAGAAGCTGGCACGTCGCGGCGGAAAGATCGCCGTAGCTGTTCCGGATCCGATCGTGTCCATCGTGGACGACGGCGAGGAGATGACGTACGACCTCACGGTGGAGGGTCCCTGGCACAACTTCCTGGCCAATGGCGTTGTTGTCCACAACTCCTACAACGAGGAGTCCGGCCGGTACCGAGAACTCCAGCCCGTCTTCTACGTCCCCGGCGAGGACCGCAAACTCGTCCAGCAGGGACGTCCGGGCAAGTACGAGTTCGTACCGGGCACCGACACGCAGCACGCGATCATGGAGCGCGCGATGCAGGATTCGTACATCCATGCGTATGAGCGTTACAGGGAGATGCTCGCCTCCGGCGTCGCCCGTGAGGTCGCCCGCGCGGTCCTC of Streptomyces cynarae contains these proteins:
- the rpsO gene encoding 30S ribosomal protein S15, coding for MSLDAATKKQIIGEFGTKEGDTGSPEVQVALLSRRISDLTEHLKTHKHDHHSRRGLLILVGQRRRLLQYLAKKDIQRFRTLVDRLGIRRGAAGAK
- a CDS encoding polyribonucleotide nucleotidyltransferase, which produces MENETHYAEAVIDNGSFGTRTIRFETGRLAKQAAGSAVAYLDDDTMVLSATTASKNPKDQLDFFPLTVDVEERMYAAGKIPGSFFRREGRPSEDAILTCRLIDRPLRPSFKKGLRNEIQVVATIMALNPDHLYDVVAINAASASTQLAGLPFSGPIGGVRVALINGQWVAFPTHTELEDAVFDMVVAGRVLEDGDVAIMMVEAEATDKTIKLVEGGAEAPTEEVVAAGLDAAKPFIKVLCKAQADLAAKAAKPTAEFPIFLDYQDDVLEALTAAVRPELAQALTIAGKQERESELDRVKQLAAEKLLPEFEGREKEISAAYRSLTKTLVRERVIKEKKRIDGRGVTDIRTLAAEVEAIPRVHGSALFERGETQILGVTTLNMLRMEQQLDTLSPVTRKRYMHNYNFPPYSTGETGRVGSPKRREIGHGALAERALIPVLPSREEFPYAIRQVSEALGSNGSTSMGSVCASTMSLLNAGVPLKAPVAGIAMGLISQEIDGETHYVTLTDILGAEDAFGDMDFKVAGTKEFVTALQLDTKLDGIPASVLAAALKQARDARLHILDVMMEAIDRPDEMSPHAPRIITVKIPVDKIGEVIGPKGKMINQIQEDTGAEITIEDDGTIYIGAADGPSAEAARATINGIANPTMPEVGERYLGTVVKTTTFGAFVSLLPGKDGLLHISQIRKLAGGKRVENVEDVLGVGQKVQVEIAEIDSRGKLSLIPVIEGEGDEADEAKDDTDK
- a CDS encoding M16 family metallopeptidase, translated to MTSRGLKATARTSSEARAVARTQTLIKGAGGIGTVRKTTLPGGLRVVTETLPSVRSATFGIWAHVGSRDETPALNGATHYLEHLLFKGTSRRSALDISSALDAVGGEMNAFTAKEYTCYYARVLDTDLPLAIDVVCDMLTGSLILEEDVDVERGAILEEIAMTEDDPGDCVHDLFAHTMFGDNALGRPVLGTVDTVNALTADRIRRFYRKHYDPTHLVVACAGNVDHQKVVRQVRAAFEKAGALTRTEATPIGPRAGRRVIRTAGRVELLARKTEQAHVVLGMPGLARTDDRRWALGVLNTALGGGMSSRLFQEVREKRGLAYSVYSYTSGFADCGLFGVYAGCRPSQVHDVLKICRDELDHVAQNGLSDDEIARAIGQLRGSTVLGLEDTGALMNRIGKSELCWGDQMSVDDMLARIEAVTPDDVRSVAQDILGQRPSLSIIGPLKDKQASRLHDAVA
- the dapB gene encoding 4-hydroxy-tetrahydrodipicolinate reductase translates to MSKLRVAVLGAKGRIGAEAVRAVDAADDMELVAALGRGDQLETLVETGAQVAVELTTPASVMGNLEFCVRHGIHAVVGTTGWTDERLAQLKGWLAESPQTGVLIAPNFSIGAVLTMKFAEAAAPYFESVEVVELHHPNKVDAPSGTATRTAQLIAAAREKAGSAPQPDATATALDGARGANVDGVPVHAVRLRGLLAHQEVLLGGEGETLTIRHDSLHHSSFMPGILLGARRVVTTPGLTFGLEHFLDLK
- a CDS encoding tetratricopeptide repeat protein; translated protein: MRAKITYAVTAAVLVFYFILVGSRGVLLIENGTPVTVAFGVAVLILPVIGVWFLWKNTQFVRKANRLAAELEAEGGLPVDELRRTPSGRIDRDSADEVFAKRKAEAEAAPDDWRAWFRLAIAYHDARDTPRARKAMQQAIALHEGRTLVS